The Neovison vison isolate M4711 chromosome 10, ASM_NN_V1, whole genome shotgun sequence genome has a segment encoding these proteins:
- the LOC122918045 gene encoding olfactory receptor 10Z1 encodes MGQANATAWKGFVFLGFSSFGELQLLLFALFLLLYLATLTANVFIIVVIRLDSHLHTPMYLFLSFLSFSETCYTLGIIPRMLSSLVMGGQAISYVGCAAQMFFSASWACTDCFLLAVMGFDRYVAICVPLHYASRMSPAFCSQLVGTSFLSGYLFGLGMTLVIFRLPFCGSHEIQHFFCDTPPVLSLACGDTGPSELGILILSLLVLLVSFALITVSYAHILTAILRIPSAEGRKKAFSTCVSHLTVVIVHYGCASFMYLRPKASYSLERDQLIAVTYTVVTPLLNPIVYSLRNRAVQTALRSAFRGRLLRRG; translated from the coding sequence ATGGGCCAGGCCAATGCAACTGCCTGGAAGGGTTTTGTGTTCCTGGGCTTCTCCAGCTTTGGGGAGCTGCAACTCCTGCTCTTTGCCCTCTTCCTACTTCTGTATCTTGCTACCCTGACTGCCAATGTCTTCATTATCGTGGTCATCAGGCTGGACAGCCACCTGCACACCCCCATgtacctcttcctctccttcctgtctttctccGAGACCTGCTACACGTTGGGCATCATTCCTCGGATGCTGTCCAGCCTGGTCATGGGGGGCCAGGCCATCTCCTATGTGGGCTGTGCCGCCCAGATGTTCTTCTCTGCTTCCTGGGCCTGCACCGACTGCTTCCTTCTGGCTGTCATGGGCTTCGACAGGTATGTGGCCATCTGTGTCCCACTGCACTACGCCAGCCGCATGagccctgccttctgctcccagCTGGTCGGCACCTCCTTCCTCAGCGGGTACCTCTTCGGGCTGGGAATGACACTAGTCATTTTCCGCCTCCCGTTCTGCGGCTCCCATGAGATCCAGCATTTTTTCTGTGACACGCCTCCGGTGCTGAGCCTGGCCTGCGGGGACACGGGCCCGAGTGAACTGGGCATCCTCATCCTCAGCCTGCTGGTCCTCCTCGTGTCTTTCGCCCTCATCACCGTCTCCTACGCCCACATTCTGACGGCAATCCTGCGGATCCCGTCGGCCGAGGGCCGGAAGAAGGCCTTCTCCACCTGTGTCTCACACCTCACGGTGGTCATTGTCCACTACGGCTGCGCCTCCTTCATGTACTTGAGGCCCAAAGCCAGCTACTCCCTGGAGCGGGACCAGCTCATCGCGGTCACCTACACCGTGGTGACCCCCCTCCTCAACCCCATCGTTTACAGTCTGAGGAATCGGGCCGTGCAGACGGCCCTGAGAAGCGCCTTCCGAGGGAGACTGCTTCGTAGAGGATGA
- the LOC122918874 gene encoding olfactory receptor 10X1 codes for METMKVNQTVVGEFILVGFSVYPHVQMFLFLVFLGLYLLTLTGNLAIMGLTWVDRSLHIPMYLFLGALSFSETCYTLTIIPKMLADLLTGNRGISVTGCGLQMCFFLGLGGTNCIVLTLMGYDRFLAICNPLRYPLLMTNVGCGQLVASAWAGGFLISLIETALIFRGSFCSPNLVRHFFCHMRAVVRLSCLDSDLTGSVVTVISVSGLMGTFLLIIITYVFILSTVFRIPSAEGKQKAFSTCASHLTVVLVHFGFAAIVYLKPEASGGDDTLMAVPYTVITPFLSPLIFSLRNKDMKNALRKVLGKRRFLKKQFWINATLVTVP; via the coding sequence ATGGAAACAATGAAGGTCAACCAGACAGTCGTGGGAGAATTCATTCTTGTTGGCTTCTCCGTGTACCCACATGTGCAGATGTTCCTCTTCCTGGTCTTTCTTGGCCTCTATCTTCTCACCCTCACAGGTAACCTGGCCATCATGGGTCTCACTTGGGTGGACAGATCTCTCCACATCCCCATGTACCTTTTCCTTGGTGCCCTCTCTTTCTCCGAGACCTGCTACACACTGACCATCATCCCCAAGATGCTGGCAGATCTGCTGACTGGGAACAGAGGCATCTCAGTCACGGGGTGTGGCTTGCAGATGTGTTTCTTCTTGGGACTTGGTGGCACCAATTGCATCGTCCTGACCTTGATGGGATATGATCGCTTTCTGGCCATCTGCAACCCTCTCAGATATCCACTGCTTATGACCAACGTGGGGTGTGGACAACTTGTGGCCTCTGCTTGGGCTGGAGGCTTCCTTATCTCTCTGATAGAGACTGCGCTGATATTCAGGGGCTCCTTCTGCAGCCCCAACCTTGTCAGACACTTCTTCTGCCACATGCGAGCAGTGGTGAGGCTATCCTGTCTAGACAGCGACCTCACGGGGTCCGTTGTGACAGTGATCTCCGTGTCTGGCTTGATGGGCACATTCCTGCTCATCATCATCACTTATGTGTTCATTCTTTCCACTGTCTTCAGGATCCCGTCAGCCGAGGGCAAGCAGAAGGCCTTCTCTACCTGTGCCTCGCATCTCACAGTGGTCCTTGTCCACTTTGGGTTTGCAGCCATTGTCTATCTGAAGCCAGAAGCTTCAGGAGGGGACGACACGCTCATGGCTGTCCCTTACACGGTCATTACCCCTTTCCTCAGTCCTCTAATTTTCAGCCTCAGGAATAAGGACATGAAGAATGCCCTAAGAAAGGTGCTTGGAAAGAGGAGATTCTTGAAAAAACAATTTTGGATTAATGCTACGTTAGTGACTGTCCCCTGA
- the LOC122918044 gene encoding olfactory receptor 6P1 gives MGNLSGGHVAEFVLVGFPTSPPFQLLLFVLFLAIYLLTLLENALIVSTIWLTPSLHRPMYFFLAHLSFLELWYINVTVPRLLGAFLTQDRRVSYVGCMTQLYFFIALACTECVLLAVMAYDRYLAICEPLRYPTLMPSSLAIRLAASSWGSGFFSSMMKLLFISRLSYCGPNIINHFFCDISPLLNLTCSDKEQAELVDFLLALVMILLPLLAVVSSYAAIIAAIVRIPTAQGRRKAFSTCASHLAVVVIYYSSTLFTYARPRAMYTFNHNKIISVLYTVIVPFLNPAIYCLRNKEVKDALRKLVLGRCHYSRDVPD, from the coding sequence ATGGGAAATTTGAGTGGAGGCCACGTCGCGGAGTTTGTCTTGGTGGGCTTCCCTACCTCGCCACCCTTCCAGCTACTGCTCTTTGTCCTCTTCCTCGCAATTTACCTGCTGACACTGTTGGAGAACGCACTCATCGTTTCTACAATCTGGCTCACTCCAAGCCTCCATCGCCCGATGTACTTTTTCCTTGCCCACCTCTCCTTCTTGGAGCTGTGGTACATCAATGTCACGGTTCCCCGTCTTCTGGGAGCATTTCTCACCCAGGACCGAAGAGTGTCCTATGTAGGCTGCATGACCCAGCTCTACTTCTTCATTGCCCTGGCCTGCACCGAATGCGTCTTGCTCGCGgtcatggcctatgaccgctaccTGGCCATCTGTGAGCCCCTCCGTTACCCTACTCTCATGCCTTCCAGCCTGGCCATTCGCCTTGCAGCTTCCTCGTGGGGTAGTGGTTTCTTCAGCTCCATGATGAAGCTTCTTTTCATTTCCCGACTGTCCTACTGTGGGCCCAACATTATCAACCACTTCTTCTGTGATATCTCTCCCCTACTCAACCTCACCTGCTCTGACAAAGAGCAAGCAGAGCTGGTAGACTTCCTCTTGGCCCTGGTGAtgatccttctccctctgttggcTGTGGTTTCATCATACGCTGCCATCATCGCCGCCATCGTGAGAATTCCTACTGCCCAGGGCCGTCGCAAGGCCTTCTCCACCTGTGCCTCGCACCTGGCAGTGGTTGTCATCTACTATTCCTCCACCCTCTTCACCTATGCACGGCCCCGGGCCATGTACACCTTCAACCACAACAAGATCATCTCTGTGCTCTACACCGTCATTGTACCATTCCTCAATCCAGCCATCTACTGCCTGAGGAACAAGGAGGTGAAGGATGCCCTCCGAAAGTTGGTCCTGGGCAGATGCCACTATTCTAGGGATGTTCCAGATTGA